One window of the Solanum stenotomum isolate F172 chromosome 11, ASM1918654v1, whole genome shotgun sequence genome contains the following:
- the LOC125845101 gene encoding short-chain dehydrogenase/reductase 2b-like, with the protein MGDACKYAVVTGANKGIGFETVKQLANSGVTVVLTARDEKRGTEATSLLNEQGFSNVVFHQLDVQDAQSIESLAKFIQTQYGRLDILVNNAGASGVVPDEDVLKAMNIDLVDWLPGKTFDDIQAVMKTTYKQAKLCLDTNYYGVKNVTEALLPLLQNSPSPRIVNVSSRKGALNRMPNEERRKELGDIENLTEEKIDKILQNFLHDLKQDALEVNGWQMSGPVYSISKLSLNAYTRVLARKYLKMCINCVHPGFVNTDITWHTGTMPVEEGAEGPVMLALLPDGGPTGCYFDRTVVSEF; encoded by the exons ATGGGAGATGCTTGTAAGTATGCAGTGGTTACAGGAGCAAACAAGGGAATTGGCTTCGAGACTGTTAAGCAGCTCGCCAATTCAGGTGTAACGGTTGTCTTAACAGCCAGAGACGAAAAGAGAGGAACTGAAGCAACATCCTTGCTGAATGAACAAGGATTTTCAAATGTTGTCTTTCATCAGCTTGATGTTCAAGATGCTCAGAGCATTGAGTCCTTGGCAAAGTTCATACAAACACAATATGGGAGGCTTGATATTCTG GTAAATAATGCTGGAGCTTCTGGAGTGGTACCTGATGAAGATGTCCTAAAGGCCATGAACATAGATCTTGTAGACTGG TTACCAGGGAAAACTTTCGATGACATTCAAGCTGTGATGAAAACAACGTACAAGCAAGCCAAATTATGCTTGGACACTAATTACTATGGTGTTAAGAATGTTACTGAAGCTCTTCTTCCACTGCTGCAAAATTCCCCTTCACCAAGGATTGTTAATGTCTCCTCCCGTAAAGGTGCTTTAAAT CGAATGCCAAACGAGGAGAGGAGAAAGGAGCTCGGAGATATTGAAAACCTGACAGAAGAAAAAATCGACAAGATTCTGCAGAATTTTTTGCATGATCTGAAACAAGATGCTCTCGAGGTGAACGGTTGGCAGATGAGTGGACCAGTCTATAGCATATCAAAACTATCACTTAATGCTTACACCAGAGTTCTTGCAAGAAAGTACCTGAAAATGTGCATTAATTGTGTCCATCCTGGTTTCGTCAACACGGATATAACCTGGCATACAGGAACAATGCCTGTTGAGGAAGGAGCTGAAGGACCTGTCATGCTAGCTCTTTTGCCCGATGGAGGACCTACTGGTTGCTACTTTGATCGTACAGTAGTCTCCGAGTTTTAG